A genomic window from Cucumis melo cultivar AY chromosome 8, USDA_Cmelo_AY_1.0, whole genome shotgun sequence includes:
- the LOC103501454 gene encoding transcription repressor OFP1, translated as MRNHKFRFSDMIPNAWFYKLKEIGGASRPKSFRSNKNPHHPPPPPPPSKHKQPPPPPPHSRSRKSYYFTRQLESNDAYFVNSPPPSPPLLPVPIPPRKSTKQLKPGRKQTSSRSSAKLLSSSSVGCSCHTTAESIWTKSDSPPEFSTSPSDTSPDFRTDKILTAEASKHFEHDIVIDVSSNYSNNAVIGAFDELELPPIITKQRKKTETKQRTTTTTTAGTKKVAGNSPGVRLRIHSPKIGYRKMGGRKSVSSRRSLSESLAIMKSSYDPQKDFRESMVEMIVENNIRGSKELEDLLACYLCLNADEYHDLIIKVFKQIWFDLTQPSPPPL; from the coding sequence ATGAGAAATCACAAGTTCCGTTTCTCCGACATGATACCCAACGCCTGGTTTTACAAACTCAAAGAAATTGGCGGCGCCTCCAGACCAAAATCTTTCCGTTCCAACAAAAACCCTCACCACCCACCTCCACCTCCCCCGCCCTCCAAACACAAACAACCACCCCCTCCTCCTCCCCACTCTCGTTCCAGAAAATCTTACTATTTCACTAGACAACTCGAATCCAACGATGCCTACTTCGTCAATTCCCCTCCACCGTCGCCTCCGCTTCTACCGGTACCAATCCCCCCGAGAAAGTCAACAAAACAACTCAAACCAGGAAGAAAACAAACGAGTTCCCGGTCCTCCGCCAAGCTCCTCAGCTCCTCCTCCGTCGGCTGCAGCTGCCACACAACGGCGGAATCTATCTGGACAAAATCCGATTCTCCTCCAGAATTCTCCACCTCACCCTCCGACACCTCCCCTGATTTCCGAACTGACAAAATCCTCACTGCCGAAGCATCCAAACACTTCGAGCACGACATCGTAATCGACGTATCGTCGAATTACTCCAACAATGCCGTCATCGGCGCCTTTGACGAACTGGAACTCCCGCCGATCATCACGAAACAGAGGAAGAAAACAGAGACAAAACAGAGAACGACGACGACAACGACGGCAGGAACAAAGAAAGTTGCGGGGAATTCCCCGGGCGTACGGCTGCGGATTCACTCCCCGAAAATTGGGTACCGGAAAATGGGAGGGAGGAAAAGCGTTTCGTCACGGCGGAGCTTGTCGGAGAGTTTAGCGATAATGAAATCATCGTACGATCCACAAAAGGACTTCAGAGAATCAATGGTGGAGATGATTGTTGAGAATAACATTAGGGGTTCGAAAGAATTGGAAGATCTTCTTGCATGTTATCTGTGTTTGAACGCCGATGAATATCATGATCTTATTATCAAAGTTTTTAAGCAGATCTGGTTTGATCTTACGCAACCTTCTCCTCCACCTCTTTGA
- the LOC103501453 gene encoding U-box domain-containing protein 16 encodes MAVSPHSFPPRKRRPSAAAFVSPKLSAPILLQSLLSLSQEISSTKPLKFLLHRYSISMIRKSLLLEIILHDLLRRLPIPSLSPSASLCLEEMYIVLQRIKTLLEDCSNGSNIWLLTQNQSIANNFHELTLDLSTLLDIFPVKDAGLTEDVEELFYLLRNQTSESSVFLDPRDEALRFRVLKMIDRIKDEIVPDYSELLEIFTMIDIRDSSSCREEIENLEDEIQNQTDEKSRSDVVALIGLVRYAKCVLYGASTTAEYGFQRKDSISDLPVPADFRCPISLDLMQDPVVVATGHTYDRAAITFWIESGHNTCPKTGQTLAHTNLIPNRALKNLIAMWCRQERIPFDITESSKERVNDVTLNKAALEAMRMTATFLVNKLATSVDSSVNDVVYELRVLAKTDPGSRGYIAQAGALPLLVRYLNSNNPILQVNAVTTVLNLSIFESNKSLIMETDGALIGVIEVLRSGATWEAKGNAAATIFSLSSIHSYRRRLGRKTRVIRGLLDLAKDGPVSSKRDALVTILTLAGDRETVGRLVEGGVMETVSYLMNSLPEEAVTILEVVVRKGGFVAIASGFYLIKKLGVVLREGSDRARESAAAALVTMCRQGGSEMVTELASMAGIERVIWELMGSGTMRGRRKAASLLRILRRWAAGLDGNGGAGGDSMTVTSSRIGGESTTFVSSSRGAIVHS; translated from the coding sequence ATGGCCGTTTCTCCCCACTCTTTCCCTCCGCGTAAACGCCGCCCCTCCGCCGCTGCCTTCGTCTCCCCCAAACTCTCCGCCCCAATCCTCCTCCAATCCCTCCTCTCCCTCTCCCAGGAAATCTCTTCCACTAAACCCCTCAAATTCCTTCTCCACCGCTACTCCATTTCCATGATCCGCAAATCCTTATTGCTCGAAATTATCCTCCACGACCTCCTCCGCCGTCTCCCGATTCCCTCCCTCTCCCCCTCCGCTTCCCTCTGTCTCGAAGAAATGTACATCGTTTTACAAAGAATCAAAACCCTGCTCGAAGATTGTTCTAACGGAAGCAACATCTGGCTACTCACTCAAAACCAATCCATCGCTAACAATTTCCACGAACTCACTTTGGATTTATCCACTCTGCTCGATATCTTCCCTGTTAAAGACGCTGGTTTAACCGAAGACGTTGAAGAATTGTTTTACCTCTTGAGAAATCAAACCTCTGAATCCAGCGTGTTCCTCGATCCAAGAGATGAAGCTCTCCGATTCAGAGTATTGAAGATGATCGATCGAATCAAAGACGAAATTGTTCCCGATTATTCCGAATTGTTAGAGATTTTTACCATGATTGATATCCGTGATTCCTCTAGTTGTAGAGAGGAAATCGAGAATCTCGAGGATGAAATTCAGAATCAAACCGATGAGAAATCGAGATCTGATGTGGTTGCTTTGATCGGGTTAGTTCGTTACGCGAAATGCGTTTTGTATGGAGCGTCGACGACGGCGGAATACGGTTTCCAACGGAAAGATTCGATTTCCGATTTGCCTGTACCGGCGGATTTCAGGTGTCCGATTAGTTTGGATTTAATGCAAGACCCGGTTGTCGTGGCCACAGGACATACGTACGATCGTGCGGCGATTACGTTTTGGATTGAATCTGGTCACAACACGTGTCCAAAGACAGGTCAGACCCTGGCCCATACGAACCTAATACCGAACCGGGCATTGAAAAATTTGATTGCAATGTGGTGCCGTCAAGAAAGAATTCCGTTTGATATAACGGAAAGCAGTAAGGAGAGAGTCAACGACGTTACGTTAAATAAAGCAGCGTTAGAAGCTATGAGAATGACGGCAACGTTTCTCGTTAACAAACTCGCCACGTCAGTTGACTCTTCTGTGAACGATGTCGTTTACGAGCTTCGTGTTTTGGCTAAAACAGATCCCGGCAGCCGTGGATATATCGCTCAAGCCGGAGCTCTACCGTTACTCGTCCGATATCTCAACTCCAATAACCCGATTCTCCAAGTGAACGCCGTCACGACGGTGCTCAACCTCTCGATTTTTGAGTCGAACAAATCTTTGATAATGGAGACCGATGGTGCGTTGATCGGAGTTATCGAGGTACTCCGGTCCGGCGCGACTTGGGAAGCCAAAGGAAACGCCGCCGCCACCATATTCAGCCTCTCCAGTATCCATTCTTACAGGCGGAGATTGGGGAGGAAGACTCGTGTCATAAGGGGACTGCTTGATTTGGCGAAAGACGGGCCGGTTAGTTCGAAGAGGGATGCTCTGGTTACGATTTTGACATTAGCGGGCGATAGGGAGACTGTTGGGAGGTTAGTCGAAGGTGGGGTTATGGAGACGGTGAGTTATTTGATGAACAGCTTGCCGGAGGAGGCGGTgacgattctggaagtggtggTGAGGAAAGGGGGATTTGTGGCGATTGCTTCTGGATTTTATCTGATTAAGAAATTGGGGGTTGTATTGAGAGAGGGCTCCGACAGGGCCAGAGAGAGCGCTGCGGCGGCCCTGGTGACAATGTGCCGGCAAGGTGGATCGGAGATGGTGACGGAGCTGGCGTCGATGGCCGGGATTGAGAGAGTCATTTGGGAATTAATGGGGAGTGGGACGATGAGGGGTCGGCGGAAGGCAGCGTCGCTGTTGAGAATACTCCGGCGATGGGCGGCGGGTTTGGATGGAAACGGCGGCGCGGGAGGAGATTCGATGACGGTTACATCGTCGAGAATCGGCGGCGAGTCAACGACGTTTGTTAGTTCGTCAAGAGGAGCAATTGTGCATAGCTAG